A region from the Bacillus sp. (in: firmicutes) genome encodes:
- a CDS encoding cytosolic protein: MTNRDSEQYSDFSNVETMRNFLIPEGLPEGAYGSPRGKDNPVFNKSTPWRKGQRYYSAFNYEVRTLHQDLPRQMDGAHPPHDEKSKNSEPPYGTDEG; encoded by the coding sequence TTGACAAATCGCGACTCGGAACAATATTCTGATTTCTCCAACGTGGAAACGATGAGAAATTTTTTAATACCAGAGGGATTACCAGAAGGAGCGTATGGATCCCCTCGGGGAAAAGATAATCCTGTTTTCAACAAATCAACGCCTTGGAGAAAAGGACAACGCTATTATAGTGCCTTTAATTATGAAGTTAGAACACTTCACCAAGACTTGCCACGACAAATGGACGGGGCCCATCCTCCCCATGACGAAAAGTCCAAAAATAGCGAGCCTCCATACGGCACTGATGAAGGATAG
- a CDS encoding phosphatidylglycerophosphatase A, giving the protein MGIEQNKMSTKQVARQWLYERGVKIEDIAELVMFLQKKYYPKLEIEECIYNVERVLSKREVQNAILTGIQLDKLAEQKLLNEPLQSIISVDEGLYGIDEILAFSIVNVYGSIGFTNYGYIDKQKPGILKKLNDKSSRMCHTFLDDIVGAIAAAASSRLAHHSIDEDD; this is encoded by the coding sequence TGAACAAAATAAAATGAGTACCAAGCAAGTAGCTAGACAATGGTTGTACGAGCGTGGGGTTAAAATTGAGGATATTGCTGAATTGGTGATGTTCCTTCAAAAAAAATACTACCCCAAATTAGAAATAGAAGAATGTATATATAACGTGGAACGCGTCCTTTCCAAGCGGGAAGTACAAAATGCCATTTTAACTGGTATTCAGTTAGATAAATTAGCGGAACAAAAGTTGCTTAATGAACCACTACAATCGATCATTTCTGTCGATGAAGGGCTATACGGAATCGATGAGATTTTAGCCTTTTCTATCGTCAATGTGTACGGATCGATTGGGTTTACGAATTACGGTTACATCGATAAACAAAAGCCTGGAATATTAAAAAAACTTAATGATAAATCTTCTAGAATGTGTCATACCTTTTTAGACGATATCGTCGGGGCTATTGCGGCAGCCGCCTCCAGCCGGTTAGCTCATCATTCTATCGATGAAGATGATTAA
- a CDS encoding DUF86 domain-containing protein yields the protein MYFVDRQKIEQTLQFYDRQLELLEKEASWETDVQKAALERICHTIIEAVLDVGNSMIDGFIMRDPGSFEDIVDILLDEKVITEEVEKSLKQIIGWRKQLVQNYMEVDHEGLSNTFQQHLKQIRPFSQMVRNYLETELGPVSAFKN from the coding sequence ATGTATTTTGTGGATCGCCAAAAAATTGAACAAACGCTTCAATTTTACGATCGGCAATTAGAATTATTAGAAAAGGAAGCTAGTTGGGAAACGGATGTACAAAAAGCAGCCTTAGAACGGATTTGTCACACTATCATTGAAGCAGTTTTAGATGTGGGCAACAGTATGATTGATGGCTTTATTATGCGAGATCCAGGCAGCTTTGAAGATATTGTTGATATTTTACTCGATGAAAAAGTGATTACTGAAGAAGTTGAAAAAAGCTTAAAGCAAATCATTGGTTGGCGTAAACAACTAGTACAAAACTATATGGAAGTCGACCACGAAGGGCTATCCAATACGTTTCAGCAGCATTTGAAGCAAATCCGTCCATTCAGTCAAATGGTACGCAATTATTTAGAAACCGAATTAGGGCCAGTTTCTGCATTCAAAAATTAA
- a CDS encoding DUF1027 domain-containing protein, which translates to MITINNLHYELVEEHRNGFNEEAFRNRYSDILAKYDYILGDWGYGQLRLRGFFDDQNQKATYDTKISTLKEYLYEYCNFGCAYFVLKKVDK; encoded by the coding sequence ATGATTACAATCAATAATCTTCATTACGAATTAGTGGAAGAGCATCGGAACGGTTTTAATGAAGAGGCGTTTCGTAATCGCTATAGCGATATTTTAGCGAAATACGATTATATATTAGGTGACTGGGGATATGGACAGTTACGCTTACGGGGATTTTTTGATGATCAAAATCAAAAAGCCACATATGATACAAAAATAAGTACATTGAAGGAATATTTGTATGAATATTGTAATTTTGGCTGTGCTTATTTTGTATTGAAAAAAGTAGACAAATAA
- a CDS encoding TIGR01457 family HAD-type hydrolase, with product MKSYKGYLIDLDGTMYRGKEKIEAAGRFVHRLIDKGLPYLFVTNNSSRTPEQVAEKLNRFDIPTRPEQVFTTSMATANYMYERKPNATVYVIGEEGIRTALLEKGFKLVEEKPDFVVVGIDRSITYEKLALACLGVRNGATFISTNGDIAIPTERGLLPGNGSLTSVVTVSTQTEPIFIGKPEPIIMEQALKVLGTSKEDTIMVGDNYHTDILAGLRTGIDTLLVHTGVTTKEALKEVDFQPTYTVDSLDDWTV from the coding sequence ATGAAATCATACAAAGGATATTTAATCGATTTAGATGGCACGATGTATCGCGGAAAAGAGAAAATTGAAGCAGCTGGCCGATTTGTTCACCGACTTATTGATAAGGGACTTCCTTATTTATTTGTGACGAACAATTCATCACGAACACCTGAACAAGTTGCTGAAAAACTGAATCGATTTGACATCCCAACCCGCCCTGAGCAAGTGTTTACAACTAGTATGGCTACCGCTAATTATATGTATGAACGAAAACCGAACGCAACCGTTTATGTTATTGGAGAAGAAGGAATTCGAACCGCTTTATTAGAAAAAGGATTTAAGCTTGTTGAAGAAAAACCAGATTTTGTCGTCGTCGGTATTGACCGTTCGATAACGTATGAAAAGCTGGCGCTCGCTTGCTTAGGTGTTCGTAACGGGGCAACGTTTATTTCAACGAATGGAGATATTGCAATTCCAACTGAGCGTGGCTTGTTACCTGGGAATGGTTCATTGACATCTGTTGTTACCGTCTCTACCCAAACGGAGCCTATTTTTATTGGAAAGCCTGAACCAATTATTATGGAACAGGCTTTAAAAGTGCTTGGCACATCAAAAGAAGACACCATTATGGTCGGAGATAACTACCATACGGACATTTTAGCGGGTCTTCGTACGGGAATCGACACCCTGCTAGTTCATACAGGAGTAACGACAAAAGAAGCGTTAAAAGAGGTTGATTTCCAACCAACCTATACGGTCGATTCTCTTGATGATTGGACAGTATAA
- a CDS encoding DUF3055 domain-containing protein, which produces MERFFLYDQKETANIRFVSFMGESQRYDLAILQTDRYYGKQLILNLQSNQYAIIGRDDLDEPGYLEHVFQLNEEEGNELRSFLYEVV; this is translated from the coding sequence ATGGAACGATTTTTTTTGTATGATCAAAAAGAAACAGCGAACATTCGTTTTGTTAGCTTTATGGGTGAATCACAACGGTACGACTTAGCTATTCTTCAAACCGATCGTTATTACGGAAAACAGTTAATATTAAATTTACAAAGCAATCAGTATGCGATTATTGGCCGAGACGATTTAGACGAACCAGGATATTTAGAGCATGTTTTTCAATTAAACGAAGAAGAAGGAAATGAATTGCGTTCTTTTTTATATGAAGTCGTGTAA
- the lipA gene encoding lipoyl synthase, producing the protein MSKRDEYLRKPEWLKIKLNTNENYTGLKKMMREKNLHTVCEEARCPNIHECWAVRRTATFMILGDVCTRACRFCAVKTGLPTELDWKEPERVADSVRLMNLKHVVVTAVARDDLIDGGAAVFAETVRAIRRKNPFTTIEVLPSDMGGVYENLKTLMDAKPDILNHNIETVRRLTPRVRARATYERSLEFLRRAKELQPDIPTKSSIMIGLGETKEEIIEAMDDLRANHVDILTIGQYLQPTKKHLKVQKYYHPDEFAELKEIALEKGFSHCESGPLVRSSYHADEQVNEAAKTKQKMGEIETKNA; encoded by the coding sequence ATGAGCAAAAGAGATGAATACTTACGTAAGCCAGAATGGTTAAAAATAAAATTAAATACGAACGAAAACTATACCGGCTTGAAAAAAATGATGCGGGAGAAAAACTTACATACGGTATGTGAGGAAGCCCGCTGTCCAAACATTCATGAGTGCTGGGCTGTTCGTCGCACCGCTACCTTTATGATTTTAGGAGACGTATGTACGCGGGCGTGTCGTTTCTGTGCCGTTAAAACGGGGTTACCAACAGAATTAGACTGGAAAGAACCAGAGCGAGTGGCAGATTCCGTTCGCTTAATGAATTTAAAACATGTTGTTGTGACAGCGGTTGCACGGGACGATTTAATTGATGGTGGAGCTGCTGTATTTGCTGAAACGGTTCGAGCCATTCGTCGCAAAAATCCATTTACGACAATAGAAGTATTGCCTTCAGATATGGGAGGCGTGTACGAAAACTTAAAAACGTTAATGGATGCGAAACCAGATATTTTAAACCACAACATTGAGACTGTCCGTCGCTTGACACCAAGAGTTCGTGCCCGTGCAACTTACGAGCGCTCACTGGAATTTTTACGTCGAGCGAAAGAATTACAGCCAGATATTCCAACAAAGTCTAGCATTATGATTGGTCTCGGTGAAACGAAGGAAGAAATTATTGAAGCAATGGATGATTTACGGGCAAATCATGTCGATATTTTAACCATCGGTCAATATTTACAACCGACGAAAAAACATCTTAAAGTACAAAAATATTATCATCCAGATGAATTTGCGGAATTAAAAGAAATCGCCTTAGAAAAAGGGTTTAGCCACTGTGAATCCGGACCATTAGTTCGTTCATCTTACCATGCGGATGAACAAGTAAATGAAGCAGCAAAGACGAAACAAAAAATGGGTGAAATCGAAACAAAAAATGCCTAA
- a CDS encoding M23 family metallopeptidase yields MGRLIIVLLFLSLFTPFSVLAKEAPSEEEMYRKRMELYKKVEAVTLIPWYYLAAIDQYERTIRTVRKDLPKPEGIISIYFTEEQWSGGWNPNRNDVNPRSIAYFDGMGVDGNGDGKAERTNDEDVLFAMAKYVKQYGMDHDNIKIALWNYYKRDRAVSIIVGKAKMYRHFGRLNLDQKSFPLPIRYNYSYKNTWGDARGWGGRRIHEGTDIFADYGVPVLSTCYGIVEMKGWNKYGGWRIGIRDINNTYHYFAHLNGFVNGLHVGQMVEPGMMIGAVGSSGYGPPGTSGKFPPHLHYGMYKYNGKTEWSFDPFPYLRRWEQEAKRNRR; encoded by the coding sequence ATGGGAAGGCTCATCATTGTATTGCTTTTTTTGTCCCTTTTCACTCCCTTCAGTGTCCTAGCAAAGGAAGCACCTTCTGAAGAGGAAATGTATCGAAAACGGATGGAATTATATAAAAAAGTGGAAGCTGTCACTTTGATTCCATGGTATTATTTAGCAGCCATTGATCAATACGAACGAACGATTCGTACGGTTAGAAAAGATTTACCGAAACCAGAGGGGATTATTAGTATTTACTTTACAGAAGAACAATGGTCAGGTGGTTGGAATCCGAATCGAAATGACGTCAATCCTCGTTCTATTGCCTACTTTGATGGAATGGGTGTTGATGGGAATGGAGATGGTAAAGCCGAACGGACGAACGATGAAGACGTTTTATTTGCTATGGCCAAATATGTGAAGCAGTATGGCATGGATCATGACAACATTAAAATCGCTTTATGGAACTATTATAAACGGGATCGAGCCGTGAGTATTATTGTCGGGAAAGCGAAAATGTATCGTCACTTTGGCCGTTTAAATTTGGACCAAAAATCCTTCCCACTTCCTATTCGCTATAATTACAGTTATAAGAACACGTGGGGAGATGCTAGAGGTTGGGGAGGACGGCGAATTCATGAAGGTACAGATATTTTTGCCGACTATGGCGTTCCTGTTCTATCCACTTGTTACGGTATTGTCGAAATGAAAGGATGGAACAAGTATGGAGGATGGCGAATCGGCATTCGTGACATTAACAATACGTATCATTATTTTGCTCATCTCAATGGGTTTGTAAATGGCTTGCACGTCGGGCAAATGGTTGAGCCTGGTATGATGATTGGGGCTGTAGGAAGTAGCGGATATGGTCCCCCAGGTACATCTGGAAAATTCCCACCCCATTTACATTACGGGATGTACAAATATAATGGAAAAACCGAATGGTCGTTTGATCCATTTCCATACTTACGTCGCTGGGAACAAGAAGCGAAAAGAAATCGACGATAA
- a CDS encoding YhcN/YlaJ family sporulation lipoprotein, which translates to MRKWILSLGVVSITALAACAANTDDEQGLFYDSGNTINVQNRGELYNENDNYTTQQNAEEFGFVRHQKSPIMGDTVTYDNMYLINREKAADAISKMSVTLPNVTDCSTLVTDEEVLIAYRTKATDDQSRFEVADQVKKTAMSVVPRWYHVYVTDDPQLLRDVENLSNMDADMRNANAAIEKTIELMLERSPQGRNMSDGENPNGEMINEMTDRTDRFQTQTKMKSPDGSWRGSNIIR; encoded by the coding sequence TTGAGAAAATGGATTCTTTCGTTAGGTGTCGTTAGTATTACTGCATTGGCAGCCTGTGCAGCAAATACCGATGACGAGCAAGGACTGTTTTATGATTCAGGAAACACCATCAATGTCCAAAACCGTGGTGAATTATATAACGAAAACGATAACTATACAACGCAACAAAATGCCGAAGAATTCGGATTCGTTCGTCACCAAAAAAGCCCTATTATGGGGGACACCGTCACATACGACAACATGTATTTAATCAATCGGGAAAAAGCTGCCGATGCAATCAGTAAAATGTCCGTTACTTTACCAAATGTCACGGACTGTTCCACACTTGTAACCGATGAAGAAGTACTCATCGCCTATCGCACGAAAGCCACTGATGACCAATCGCGATTTGAAGTTGCCGACCAAGTGAAAAAAACGGCTATGTCTGTGGTCCCAAGGTGGTATCACGTATACGTAACAGATGACCCTCAATTATTACGTGACGTAGAAAACCTCTCGAATATGGACGCGGACATGCGAAATGCCAATGCTGCTATCGAAAAAACGATTGAGCTAATGTTAGAACGTTCTCCACAAGGTCGAAACATGAGTGATGGGGAAAATCCGAACGGAGAAATGATAAACGAAATGACGGATCGAACGGATCGCTTCCAAACTCAAACGAAGATGAAATCTCCTGACGGTTCATGGCGTGGTTCGAACATTATCCGCTAA